The DNA window ttttagCTATACATGTTTtagatttaattgaatttatattgtaataaccATTTTCGGATCTGTTTAGGTATTCATTGGACAATGGAGATTTTCGTACTGTTAGATATTCTGGATTACTTGGAGACAACAATTCTTCATAATATTCTACTGTCTTTGGTTCTGTGGAGGTAATAGTAGATCCGTATTTTCTCGGTAGCATACTAGAATTTCTACTTCCATAAAATTCTActggattattatttaatatagaatTCAGGGAAGAATTTCTATATGCTCCTAATTCATCGTCCATACTAAAGTCTGTACTGTGGTACCTTTTATGTGCTGTAGATAATTCTAATGTCGGAgatcttaaatattttcgtaatgGATCGTATGTTGAATGTGAAAAGGTACTATAATGTTCAGTGGGTGTTTTAACTTCTGTGTTGTATGACACTAGATCcgtgtatttttctttatcgattgGTGATTTTCTATATGACGGTATGTCTTCATTGTGTAGGCTATAACTTCTTTGCATTAGTTTTTTATTGGATGAAGGATAACTATTCAATTTACTACGATCTCTGTCTCTCGAATTACTAGAACTATATTTTCTTGGTAATGTGCTGCTTGGTAAAGTTATTCCTGGTGGTGGTACTGTTAAGGAAGGCCTTCTTCTATCattaaatcttaaataaaaacTTCTCCTTCGTATTCTATCTATTACAGATTCTCCCTGATCTCCAcgcgagaaaagagaatacgaGGGTGAAGTAGGTGAACTTAAATCGGCTCGCGTGTGATTCATATCGGCCGAACATATCGACCAAGAATCAAAACTGTCTGGTTCATCGGCAGGTGAAGTCACTTCGTCTGCATAAGTATTCATGTTGGTAGATTGCGTtgtatctttgaaaatatctttttcatctACGGGTTCAGtttcgtcaatattatttaggGGAGTATGCAATTTTGCATTAATTTCATCCTCCTTTCTCACGGCAATATCTTCGTTAGATGGCACAATATCATTATGTAATTCTATTTGATTTTCAATAAGTCTTGCACATTCATTGACCTCTTTCTTCAATTCAGCAACATCCTTAGCTCTCAACggtttatcaataattattttgttaccAGTGATAGTAGCATGATGTGTCATTTTTGATAAAGAATCTAAGAACTTTTCAGAAGAAATATCAGCATtggtttcatttatttttggaGATTGAGATAGCACGTTGACATTTGGTTTAATCAATTCACATTTCGGAGATTCCTTTTTAGGGGTGGCATTTCTGAATGTGTGCTGAGGTATTTTAGATAAGTCAAGCTTTAAACTTCCTCTGTTACCTCGTGTATCAGTATGTTTCGTTTGAGTAACATCAGAGTCCGTAGCATTTATTTGACTACAATCGGGACTTTTACTTGAATTATTTCCAGATGCCATTAGTTctgatttatttgatattgcATCAACAGAAGAAAGATTTCCTTTCAACTTTGTTCGTGTTTCTTGAATGGAACTATCGCTAGTTGTAATTTTCGTTGAATTTTGTAAGTCAGAATTACGTTCATTTGGATAATCAGCATTGATCGCCGGAGCTTCtggacttttttcttttttaggcGAGGTATTACCTTTTACGATAGATTTTAaaacttttgctttttcttccgATTTATTATCAGAATTTTCGGACGATTTTTTGACTACTTTCTTAACCACacgtacaatttttttcttcttagtaCCTTCAGCCTCTTCCTTTTGCACAGGTTCCTTTAATTTACTGATTTTTGATGTTTTCTTATcgccattttcttctttctctgctTTCGTAACTCCAGTGCCGATCTTTTTTACAGATCCTatgttcttcttcgtctttattactttcttctcTCGCTTAGAAATGTTTCCTTCTGCGGCACCATTGTCCATTACTTTACGAGTTTCTGGTGGATTAGAAATGAGCTTAGGGTCATCTTCCTTTTTACCTGAATTTGTTTTCTTAACTATTTCCTTATCAACTGAAATCTCTGTTGGCGATGATTTATCTATTTCCGATTCATCCTCTCCACTTGTTTTTAACAGTTTTTCATTagacatctttctttctttcgaatttgtatctttttcttttactttgtcCTTATATTGCGATTTTTTCGATtccgttatattattatccaaAGGTTTTTTACCTTCTGTAGGTTTCTTAATTAATCTAGAATCATTTTTAACCATTTTCATTGGAATTTTACTTGTGGATGACGTATCCTCATTCGTCGAAGAAGCGTCCGTTTTTACAAGCTTAGGAGGACTTTTCTTTAACTTACCTATTATAGTACTTTGCGATTTGATTGCGTTTGAATTTTGTTTTACGTCAGAACTTTTAAACAATCCTAGAACAGATGATACTCTACTTTTTCTAGAATtaagagaattttctttcgaagacATATCCTCAACGCTAATTGCCCTTTTGATTAAATTTGattctgtgaacaaagaatcTGATGGAGGCGCTGAGTTCTCTCTCAAAGCTCTTACTTTTTGATCGATCAAGAGACCACCATTGGACGAAGATTTGGGTGTTTCATCCGTTACACGaaacttttctaattttttttctaaagaatGTAGAAAACTATTTCTTGAGGATTGcctttcaaattttaatttcgtattatcatctttattagatTTATCGTCCGATGAAATATCAGACTTATCTTTTTTAAGTGAATTCATCtcatttttcaattctttctcTGGCTTTGTCTCTTGCTTACATTCAGCgcttttattttcacttttttttttcatgaatctagattttcttcgttcgttctccGCAGCCTTTTgcgcttctttttctttaacgtaTCTACTTTCTTCCCGTGGAGTATCAAAGAAGTCTGGCCGTAAAAAGCGTGAAATTCGATGTTGCTTCGGTTTCTGAGATTTGTCCTTTGAATCACTCTCTTTACTGCTACCACCTCTAAAGAATTTACTTAAAATAGACTTTTCTGGCGACAATGCTCTAATGTTCGAAAGAGTTCCTTGCGATCCGGCAAATGATTTTCTCCTATCACTATCTATACAAGGATCCCTTGTTAAGGAACCCGAACGTAATCTTAAACTTGGAATGCAACTGCGTCTCTTAGATATGGTCATGTTAGGTGCATCCGAGATTGAACTTAAAGATTCTTTGTCGCATTTATCGGTTTCTTTGTAATTAGAATTTAAATTGGGATCGAACTTCGATGGTcctaaatttttcaattttgattCCTTTATCAGATTCTCCGCTGCCAAAAgtctattttcaaaatttttcgaCGAATCCATTCTGTATGATGGTTTACCAGAATCAATTATATTTGACGACGAATCAGCAGGGGATGTATCGCGAGATTTGATCGATATACTAGATGTAGTATCGACCAAATTAGTGTTTGAATTACATATAGATACTGAAGTACATTCGGATACCGAACCAGCATCTAGATTATTATCCGTATTGTTTAATACATCCTTAGGCAACTGTGATGTATCTTCTAGAGATTCTTCTTGAATTTTATCCGTTCTATGAACACTAAAAGTATCTCTCCAAGTATTCCCAGAATTCGATCTTCCAATTTCTTTATACTTTCTACCAAGAGTCATGACTTGTCTTGGAAGTGGTAACAagttatcgtcatcgtcaaaGAGACTGATACTTCTTCTAGAAAATCGATAATCTAGTTTATCCGCTTTATTTCCGGCTTCCAATAAACTATTAGTTCTTCGAATATTTCTATCGGCCGATCTACTTCTATATTCCGTTTGATCCGACGTAGTTGAACTAGAATGTCTTTTAATACTCTCGGCCGTATCTATTAAACTTAAATTTTCCCTAGTCGGAGATTGATAATACTTCTCGCATGATATCGATGACGATCTTGGTAATGATTGTCTAGTTTGTTCTATAAATTGCCTGCTTAATCTTCGTGCCAAACTAGGAGTAAAATTCTGTTCTAAGGATTCTTGAGCCTCTTTTCTGATTTGTACCGTCTCCGCTTCTATGTCTTCATGTTCTACTTTATCTGAAAAAATTGAGACAATGTCTGTGCGAATACTATAAgcagatattaaaaaaaaaaaaaataaaaaaaaaagaaagaagaaaagaaaaagaaaaaaaagaagaaataaaagaaaatattggatTTTTATCAAGGATATGTGAAAAATACctccatattaataattacactCCTTTATTTCTACATACATAAAACCTTCTTATAAAATTTgtcgaaaaattaataaataatgttaactCTCTTAAAAATCTCCCaagttattacatatatattcagaAGTTTCCCCATTAATATATGTGGAACACTAATTTACACAAAATAAtgcatattttcaattaatcttTCTAAGATTGCTAGCCTGTATAATGACTTAGGACTTAGAATAATGgaagaatttataattttgttctttttttaaacaacttgtacaataaaaaatatgactgAAAATATGCATTCgcggtaaatattttttttgtcaatgtctatctgtctgtttgCCTCTATAGTgctcttgttttctctctctctctctctcttacgcgcgcgcatacatacacacacacacacacacacacactttctctctcacgctctcgttttctctcccccctctgCTTCTCTTCatatgtgtgttttttttgtgtatatatgtacatatataaaatttattatatatacatatataaagaaaaccAAAAGTGTGTACTTATGTACTCATTTAACAATTACATGCACACAAAAGATTTACTTcacattttcaaaaataatagttTGTAGACTATACAGACAATTAACATATCAAGACATAACTGCAATAGATTCAAAGATACACgctaagaataaatatattccttCATACTTGTCTAAATCACAATGTGTTAAATGAGTAAATTTAACTTAAGAGAATATAatgcaatatataatattaaatacaatatgtAATAGCATTATATTAAAGCATGCTGAGACAATGTGAAGTAATAAAACACTGTTATTTAAACTCTTAAAACACAACAAATATCAGCCATTACATACAAGTGTTAGCTTTAGTTTGCCATATACAGCTTAATAACACCCTCCCTAAGAATGTCATTTCAAAAGTTGCTTGTATAAcaactatttttctttaaaacacGCCAACGATTAGCTGATTTGTCAATAACTTTTAGCAGGCATAGTACGATTTATTCTAAGTGTCCTCATTTTATTCAGTATCACATTTAAAACTGTCAGttgctatttctttcttttttcttttttttattttttttatatatatacgtgtatatatatatatatatatatatatatatatatttcaaatattcttaACATGTAAGCATATATTTGACTTTATAAAAAGTTtctacctcttcttcttcttcttcttcttcttcttcttcctccttttttcattAGTTCTATCCCCATTCAgtatacgtaaataaataatacatacatatacatgcttGCACGtcagaataaattataaaaattaattcgccGTCTAATGCCTTTTAAATGTAACAGCCTTTTAGTGCACACACTTACGAGCTGTTAAAGTGTGCTTTTCTTGAAAACTTTCATTAAAcagctacatatatatatatatatatatatatatatatatatatatatatatatacatatacatatataaaagaaagaaaaaaaagatgaagaaaacaaACGTTATATGACTACTTTGTGATGATACTGTTTCATACAATAATGAACGTCATATAAGATCAACGAATGTTCGAGGAATTCGAAAGAAGTGTATGTGATGAAATAACTCGATATTTATATGAGAAGGACCATCTGGCCACATTCACtaaattagatataatatagtacCTAACTTGGTATGTCTCTATTGGGGATTACCGTCTGCCCGCCTACGTAGAGTCACTCGCACGGTCGCTGCAACAACCGTTATAAAAGTCCGTCAATACGTATTATTAAACTAGACCACTGAGATATTGCTGAATACATCTTCGATAAACATACTTGCTCAGAATTTCACAGAATTACTTTGATATGATATTAAGAGCATATTATagtgtttataatattatcaatttaataatctaataatcgtttcgattattatgaaataatatttaggaagtatatatatataagtcatCATTTCAAGATTCTTGtactaatttaataatattcttgatAATTCCATTGTCTAACACAGAACTTATATATCACTAACATGTTTATTCATAGATctaaattagattaaaaagatctaaattaataagaaaatatattattctattacaacagttaaataattcgattgaaataaaaagtattctgtgtttaataaagaattttatcaaaaatataatctcCTTAATATCAATCAgtggtaataaatatttaatttaattactgATTGAAGAGTCGACGATAGACGTAAAATAATGCATAAATTCGAACTATGTGGATTTCTGTCTTGGAAAGTGGAATTGAGTTTcttatgtatatttgtttatgGATATGTGTATTCATGCTCTGAACCTTAGTATATTCTAggtagatgaaaaataaaaggtttTTTTGCTAAACTGTTATAGGATAATATAAATCAACAACAGCATTGCAACAATTATTGCATATTACAAGGTTCTATGCCAGGCAAAGTGAGTTTATGATTGAttttatgatttctttttttttttcttttttgattattttttattacaattaggGATAGTtgtcaaatatattaaatatataaatatattaaatgtataaatttttatgatttaaatataaactatCTACCAATGATTCATGACAAGGCATTTAAGTTCTATACTTAATGAAAAGCCTATATTCTCTTTTGGGGCAAACGAATTATACATTAGATAATAAATCACGTTAACAAATATAGCGACTAATAAGatctataagaatattattgacATAGCAATTATTGCTAATAGAAAGTATTTATAAAGttaatggaaaatttatttgtgaagaaatattcaattttgttttcgCTTTAGTAACAATtccaataaatttaataataaacaatgagtaaaatataaaaaatgtatcttccacgaaaaaaaaaaaaaaaaaaaaaaaaaaaaaaaaatcaataaaaagtctACCCACCTGTGCCAAACATGAACCATCTAGTTATTCTAAAAAGTGTTAGTAGTCAAAAAAGTTGCAAAACATCGTCAGGCAATAAATCAAAGGAataaattggaaaaagaaaacaatgggtaaatcaataaaataaacagaaaagaTATGCTCTGTCTATCAACGACTCGACAACAGCTAGGTACTAGGAAATGCATACTGAATACAATCCAGCATTTTCTCACACGACTAATATTCTTAGCCAGTGAAAAAATAGCATTATAATACCACGTTTTCACAGCAGATCGTTTCAATCTAATTATCTACATTGTTTAGTTTCTACGAAAGCgatataataacagaaattgCATAAGTAGTAACTACAATGTGCGGATATTATACAGCTACTGTGAAAACGTGTGTTAACACCATACAACatcaaatatttaaacttATACATTTCACAGTGGATTCCTGTTgttgataatttatttgaacAAGCTTATTGGCTTGCCTCCAAACATGTAAAGTAATACAAATTTCATACaaagtaaaattttgtttgaatactttttaattttactttatcgTTTTACAGGTAATTCCACGGTAAACTGTAGGACGTATGTATAGATTAATATCCTTACCTCGTGGTAATGTATTGCTTCCAATTTCAAAAACGCTCTCCCTCGAAGAAGGTGCGTTGTGAGAACCCGGACTATTAGGAGAGCCAGGATTTATTGAACTGGTAGAATCTTTTCTGCCAAATATATCACTGTCACGGCTTAGAGAATGTTTGAACTGCGATTCGGACAGTCGCCTATggtcatagaaaaaaaaaaagaagtccaTTAATCATTATcggaatattttatgataattagccaagtattcatttatatcgtatagtaactatcattattaatttatgccAAAATTGATATCTTCTGAATATATAATAGCTAGCGGTATTTATCAAAATAGAGTGAAGTAAAATGAAAGTGTAGTGCAAAAGAAAGGGTGCCAGTATCTATGGGCAGGTTGAAAGTATTTTCAGCCCACTTATTTCTGTATCATGTGTGCCACTACCACGTGCTGAATATAGAACAGTATTGCAAATTaaactaaataaaataagatatgcTTACAAAATTGTCAATTTATATTCGTACTATTAAAGTGCAtggtataaaaatgtttatttttattgaggTCCACAGGtgacataaattatttttagcaattttctacattattttattatttccttaaaTCGAACTCACGTTGTCACGGTCCTTGTTTCAAAGTAGGTCTCGTGGCTTGCATAAATGAGCAATGATATCATTGCCATTAGACAAAGAAATACTTAactcatatatttttctacataCGACAATATATCACATATATCATTTGTGAATACgtcatgtaaaataatataaaactctttctttttcattttttttttttttttaaattacctTGATAATGGCTTATTATGACTCCAAAAATTTTGTGGCGAATTAACTCCAAGTCGTCCCAATAATCGGCTACTTGGAAA is part of the Vespa crabro chromosome 8, iyVesCrab1.2, whole genome shotgun sequence genome and encodes:
- the LOC124426018 gene encoding uncharacterized protein LOC124426018 isoform X1; this encodes MVVGEASIHNIMGGMESTGGVRLHNHKRKLKQRFDIIKKLGQGTYGKVQLGINKETGQEVAIKTIKKCKIETEADLIRIRREIQIMSSVQHPNIIHIYEVFENREKMVLVMEYAAGGELYDYLSERKVLSEQEARRIFRQIATAVFYCHKHKICHRDLKLENILLDQIGNAKIADFGLSNVFDEQRLLSTFCGSPLYASPEIVKGTPYHGPEVDCWSLGVLLYTLVYGAMPFDGSNFKRLVKQISQSDYFEPKKPSPASPLIRDMLTACPARRADIEKICSHWWVNEGYEQNCLDIAEDLAAQTPVRLDLLLSLVPQSASAEKLLVGDQQTSGDVANNMSSETLVPTRCHSVGSLMEFDQNNSDRRIRELFEEENRGAAAAAATDAKRKLETTPSMDETIAATVKKKERSRRKERSDEREPRMYRSTSRHHSAPIPNSIMEETMEVEPTAIVTVPTSKTVDLNKVDAAACLELIEESKEKSPSKERSKTPVPMEHEQLSKEMSAKNIDRFYDTSQNENKESTLQETYSKTSEESNHQQEIASLEKNKSTHALPNKVASSKELNDTSKINVPNKDNLSNKLEIDNSLRSVSEDMKQIDSMDKEIKKLKERALSLDSELANEVEDVVTKPVERRRSKIFETAEKFNQMTSNIENEKPKKIFIPGVNVGGAKRAFERKASLTSGTSLTPVKHNASKVIIDVDKKSEKIDDKSKLVQANVDTEEKSNKRDEAKKRAIDIISGAIGKPPVLRKVNGSPPTSPQNQESKKIGLKIPVGPNDIRAATVSVSTPTETKFSFDNNSISSDITTPTTCEISNSDNSQAEEPKLSSKMEITLKSATLPRPRKTSKAEITLSGNKIPDTVAFKSEVEAKIDAFPSQKLRTQRSEIAFPVAAVVPQTNRSSSLEPEIKPKVQPRERIIPIQVEPDHQHVQQSPTTPPKPPMPQRSMSQRSGSLSRQSTADSDTDSALGSTIGPEPIRKSPREYIIPIAVEGGGYVTPRSGSVEPESKTGTPTSTNAPRSRFSRPRRMSSLLSDASEDESPFSTLHRDSEDLLQRHMHRLRSSRPSRQPSEHGDSLSSGEDDDDDGFELLTAENLFSTLLSRVRSLTQRLNVDDRGSSSFPSSRLLGRLGVNSPQNFWSHNKPLSSHETYFETRTVTTRLSESQFKHSLSRDSDIFGRKDSTSSINPGSPNSPGSHNAPSSRESVFEIGSNTLPRDKVEHEDIEAETVQIRKEAQESLEQNFTPSLARRLSRQFIEQTRQSLPRSSSISCEKYYQSPTRENLSLIDTAESIKRHSSSTTSDQTEYRSRSADRNIRRTNSLLEAGNKADKLDYRFSRRSISLFDDDDNLLPLPRQVMTLGRKYKEIGRSNSGNTWRDTFSVHRTDKIQEESLEDTSQLPKDVLNNTDNNLDAGSVSECTSVSICNSNTNLVDTTSSISIKSRDTSPADSSSNIIDSGKPSYRMDSSKNFENRLLAAENLIKESKLKNLGPSKFDPNLNSNYKETDKCDKESLSSISDAPNMTISKRRSCIPSLRLRSGSLTRDPCIDSDRRKSFAGSQGTLSNIRALSPEKSILSKFFRGGSSKESDSKDKSQKPKQHRISRFLRPDFFDTPREESRYVKEKEAQKAAENERRKSRFMKKKSENKSAECKQETKPEKELKNEMNSLKKDKSDISSDDKSNKDDNTKLKFERQSSRNSFLHSLEKKLEKFRVTDETPKSSSNGGLLIDQKVRALRENSAPPSDSLFTESNLIKRAISVEDMSSKENSLNSRKSRVSSVLGLFKSSDVKQNSNAIKSQSTIIGKLKKSPPKLVKTDASSTNEDTSSTSKIPMKMVKNDSRLIKKPTEGKKPLDNNITESKKSQYKDKVKEKDTNSKERKMSNEKLLKTSGEDESEIDKSSPTEISVDKEIVKKTNSGKKEDDPKLISNPPETRKVMDNGAAEGNISKREKKVIKTKKNIGSVKKIGTGVTKAEKEENGDKKTSKISKLKEPVQKEEAEGTKKKKIVRVVKKVVKKSSENSDNKSEEKAKVLKSIVKGNTSPKKEKSPEAPAINADYPNERNSDLQNSTKITTSDSSIQETRTKLKGNLSSVDAISNKSELMASGNNSSKSPDCSQINATDSDVTQTKHTDTRGNRGSLKLDLSKIPQHTFRNATPKKESPKCELIKPNVNVLSQSPKINETNADISSEKFLDSLSKMTHHATITGNKIIIDKPLRAKDVAELKKEVNECARLIENQIELHNDIVPSNEDIAVRKEDEINAKLHTPLNNIDETEPVDEKDIFKDTTQSTNMNTYADEVTSPADEPDSFDSWSICSADMNHTRADLSSPTSPSYSLFSRGDQGESVIDRIRRRSFYLRFNDRRRPSLTVPPPGITLPSSTLPRKYSSSNSRDRDRSKLNSYPSSNKKLMQRSYSLHNEDIPSYRKSPIDKEKYTDLVSYNTEVKTPTEHYSTFSHSTYDPLRKYLRSPTLELSTAHKRYHSTDFSMDDELGAYRNSSLNSILNNNPVEFYGSRNSSMLPRKYGSTITSTEPKTVEYYEELLSPSNPEYLTVRKSPLSNEYLNRSENGYYNINSIKSKTCIAKTKTESTEEINKELEEQGRITSQCNSESKDMPSTSSDLQSIIHNTE
- the LOC124426018 gene encoding uncharacterized protein LOC124426018 isoform X2, whose product is MVVGEASIHNIMGGMESTGGVRLHNHKRKLKQRFDIIKKLGQGTYGKVQLGINKETGQEVAIKTIKKCKIETEADLIRIRREIQIMSSVQHPNIIHIYEVFENREKMVLVMEYAAGGELYDYLSERKVLSEQEARRIFRQIATAVFYCHKHKICHRDLKLENILLDQIGNAKIADFGLSNVFDEQRLLSTFCGSPLYASPEIVKGTPYHGPEVDCWSLGVLLYTLVYGAMPFDGSNFKRLVKQISQSDYFEPKKPSPASPLIRDMLTACPARRADIEKICSHWWVNEGYEQNCLDIAEDLAAQTPVRLDLLLSLVPQSASAEKLLVGDQQTSGDVANNMSSETLVPTRCHSVGSLMEFDQNNSDRRIRELFEEENRGAAAAAATDAKRKLETTPSMDETIAATVKKKERSRRKERSDEREPRMYRSTSRHHSAPIPNSIMEETMEVEPTAIVTVPTSKTVDLNKVDAAACLELIEESKEKSPSKERSKTPVPMEHEQLSKEMSAKNIDRFYDTSQNENKESTLQETYSKTSEESNHQQEIASLEKNKSTHALPNKVASSKELNDTSKINVPNKDNLSNKLEIDNSLRSVSEDMKQIDSMDKEIKKLKERALSLDSELANEVEDVVTKPVERRRSKIFETAEKFNQMTSNIENEKPKKIFIPGVNVGGAKRAFERKASLTSGTSLTPVKHNASKVIIDVDKKSEKIDDKSKLVQANVDTEEKSNKRDEAKKRAIDIISGAIGKPPVLRKVNGSPPTSPQNQESKKIGLKIPVGPNDIRAATVSVSTPTETKFSFDNNSISSDITTPTTCEISNSDNSQAEEPKLSSKMEITLKSATLPRPRKTSKAEITLSGNKIPDTVAFKSEVEAKIDAFPSQKLRTQRSEIAFPVAAVVPQTNRSSSLEPEIKPKVQPRERIIPIQVEPDHQHVQQSPTTPPKPPMPQRSMSQRSGSLSRQSTADSDTDSALGSTIGPEPIRKSPREYIIPIAVEGGGYVTPRSGSVEPESKTGTPTSTNAPRSRFSRPRRMSSLLSDASEDESPFSTLHRDSEDLLQRHMHRLRSSRPSRQPSEHGDSLSSGEDDDDDGFELLTAENLFSTLLSRVRSLTQRLNVDDRGSSSFPSSRLLGRLGVNSPQNFWSHNKPLSRRLSESQFKHSLSRDSDIFGRKDSTSSINPGSPNSPGSHNAPSSRESVFEIGSNTLPRDKVEHEDIEAETVQIRKEAQESLEQNFTPSLARRLSRQFIEQTRQSLPRSSSISCEKYYQSPTRENLSLIDTAESIKRHSSSTTSDQTEYRSRSADRNIRRTNSLLEAGNKADKLDYRFSRRSISLFDDDDNLLPLPRQVMTLGRKYKEIGRSNSGNTWRDTFSVHRTDKIQEESLEDTSQLPKDVLNNTDNNLDAGSVSECTSVSICNSNTNLVDTTSSISIKSRDTSPADSSSNIIDSGKPSYRMDSSKNFENRLLAAENLIKESKLKNLGPSKFDPNLNSNYKETDKCDKESLSSISDAPNMTISKRRSCIPSLRLRSGSLTRDPCIDSDRRKSFAGSQGTLSNIRALSPEKSILSKFFRGGSSKESDSKDKSQKPKQHRISRFLRPDFFDTPREESRYVKEKEAQKAAENERRKSRFMKKKSENKSAECKQETKPEKELKNEMNSLKKDKSDISSDDKSNKDDNTKLKFERQSSRNSFLHSLEKKLEKFRVTDETPKSSSNGGLLIDQKVRALRENSAPPSDSLFTESNLIKRAISVEDMSSKENSLNSRKSRVSSVLGLFKSSDVKQNSNAIKSQSTIIGKLKKSPPKLVKTDASSTNEDTSSTSKIPMKMVKNDSRLIKKPTEGKKPLDNNITESKKSQYKDKVKEKDTNSKERKMSNEKLLKTSGEDESEIDKSSPTEISVDKEIVKKTNSGKKEDDPKLISNPPETRKVMDNGAAEGNISKREKKVIKTKKNIGSVKKIGTGVTKAEKEENGDKKTSKISKLKEPVQKEEAEGTKKKKIVRVVKKVVKKSSENSDNKSEEKAKVLKSIVKGNTSPKKEKSPEAPAINADYPNERNSDLQNSTKITTSDSSIQETRTKLKGNLSSVDAISNKSELMASGNNSSKSPDCSQINATDSDVTQTKHTDTRGNRGSLKLDLSKIPQHTFRNATPKKESPKCELIKPNVNVLSQSPKINETNADISSEKFLDSLSKMTHHATITGNKIIIDKPLRAKDVAELKKEVNECARLIENQIELHNDIVPSNEDIAVRKEDEINAKLHTPLNNIDETEPVDEKDIFKDTTQSTNMNTYADEVTSPADEPDSFDSWSICSADMNHTRADLSSPTSPSYSLFSRGDQGESVIDRIRRRSFYLRFNDRRRPSLTVPPPGITLPSSTLPRKYSSSNSRDRDRSKLNSYPSSNKKLMQRSYSLHNEDIPSYRKSPIDKEKYTDLVSYNTEVKTPTEHYSTFSHSTYDPLRKYLRSPTLELSTAHKRYHSTDFSMDDELGAYRNSSLNSILNNNPVEFYGSRNSSMLPRKYGSTITSTEPKTVEYYEELLSPSNPEYLTVRKSPLSNEYLNRSENGYYNINSIKSKTCIAKTKTESTEEINKELEEQGRITSQCNSESKDMPSTSSDLQSIIHNTE